From the genome of Nocardia mangyaensis:
GGCGCGGGCGGCGAGCATGGTCATCGCGAGCTTCTTTCCCCGGCGAGGGCATCGAGGTATTCGGGTGTGCAGGGCTGTGCGGTGCGTGAGGTCTCGGCAACCTGGGGCAGTTCGCGATGGGAGAGCACGCTGAGGTACGCGCCGTCCTCATGGCCGACGCTGGTGTGGGCGATGCCGAGCGGGATCCGGACGAAGTCGCCCGGACCGAGTTCGACGATCCCGCGCTGGGTCACCAGTGTGCGCGAGCCACTGATCTGGTACTGGATCTCGTCGGCGTCCAGGGCCCGTGTGTAGCGCCGCACGTCTACCGACTCAGCCGTGAATGTTTTTGTGCCCAAACTGAATTGGTCGACCGCGTAGAGCGGATTCGAGCCCGGGCCGACAGCGAATACCGAGATCCGGTCGGGTTCGTCGGTGACACGGTCGAGCAGTTCGTGCTCGTCGATGCCGAACACGGTGATGTCGTGGCCCGGTGATCCCATGCACTGAGTGACGGCCTCGTTGAGCTGTCCCGGCTGCCATCCGGGAAACGGCGGCAGCGCTGGCGATGAAGTGCGCACCGCACTACCTGTTTCGGTGACCGGCGCCGGAATGTAGAACAGCAGATGGCTTTCGGTGCGCCCGTAGTTGTCGTGCGCGACACCGCGCGGAATGCGGGAGAACTCGCCGGGCCGGTGTTCGATGGTGCCGAGTTCGGTCATCAGGGTGCGTTCGCCGTCGATCTGGTAGGAGATCTCGTCGACGTCGCAATTGCGGTGGTAGAAGGGCTGGCGATTGTCCATCGTCTGCCACTCGATGCGGATCTGGTCGTTCTCGTAGACCCCGCGCGGCGGGGCGAACGGCTGTGCCTGGTATTGCTGGGGGAAGTGGACCACCGTCAGTGGCGGATGATCGCGCCACAGCTTCATCGGCATCTTGCCCGGGTGCGGTGGGGAGAGCAGGTGCCGTTCGTCGCGGCGGATGCTGCGCAGGGGCACCCCGGACGTCATGGTCACGATGTCTTCGATGACAACACTCATTGCAGAGACCTCTTTGTCTCGTCAGGAAACGAATTCGGCAGGCAGTGCCTGGTAGTAGGCCGCCGCGCCGGGGTGCAGCGGAATCGGGGTGATGCCCATGGTCGGCGGGTCGAGCGGGTAGGTGACCGGACTGCGTTCGGGCGGCAGGTGCTGATATTGGGCCTCCAGGAGGTGTCGGGTTTCCCCGAGAATCCAGGCGACGGCATAGGCCAGGTCCTCGGCCATGTCCGCGCGGGCCACGACCAGGAAATCGGAGAAGTCCAGCGTCTGGAACGCGCTGCGGCCGGGAAAGAATTCGTCGGCGACCGTGGCGGCGGGCCACCCGAAGTCCCGGTCGAAGGAGGCGAGCACCTCGGGTTCGACTTCGAGGAAGCGGTAGTCGCCGCCGAACTGCTGCCAGTGCGGCAGCATGACGGCCTCGTGCACGATGGCGTTGGCGCGGCCGGCGAGGACGTGGTCGAGCGACTCGAAGGGGCGTTCGTCGCCGAGGAACTGGCCACCCCAGCCCTCGACATCGACGCCTGATCGTGCGAGCAATTCGTGCGCGGCCAGGCCGACGGCATTGACCCCGT
Proteins encoded in this window:
- a CDS encoding TAXI family TRAP transporter solute-binding subunit, whose amino-acid sequence is MSTRPAEPRITRSLRLQLQGDWGTANLHRVCGWISQELTDRAGPHTRVGIWNGRGFSDNVRAVGRGDVDIALTTPAAFTAVALDGRGTYRDECYPDLRALGVVPQRDRLVFAVHADLGVSTFAELRELKPVLRVATSVDDGVNAVGLAAHELLARSGVDVEGWGGQFLGDERPFESLDHVLAGRANAIVHEAVMLPHWQQFGGDYRFLEVEPEVLASFDRDFGWPAATVADEFFPGRSAFQTLDFSDFLVVARADMAEDLAYAVAWILGETRHLLEAQYQHLPPERSPVTYPLDPPTMGITPIPLHPGAAAYYQALPAEFVS